The Nostoc sp. PCC 7524 nucleotide sequence TGGGTTCTGGTGTCTTAGGTTCTGCCTTGGGGATGGATAAGATAGCCATGAAAATGGCCTTTGAGCAAGCAGGCATACCCCAAGTCAAGTACAAAGTTATAACGAGAGCGCAAGTATGGTCAAATCCTTGCGTATTTCCGAAATTGTGCGATGAAATCGAGGCCGCATTAGGCTATCCCTGTTTTATTAAACCTGCTAACCTTGGCTCTTCTGTGGGAATTAGCAAAGCGCGATCGCGGCAAGAATTAGAAGATGCTTTAGATCAAGCCGCCAGTTATGACCGTCGGATTATTGTAGAGGCTGGTGTTGTTGCCAGAGAAGTCGAGTGTGCCGTTTTAGGTAATGACCAACCCCAAGCCTCTATCGTAGGGGAGATTACATACAACAGCGATTTTTATGATTATGAAACCAAATATACTCCCGGTAAAGCAGATTTACTGATTCCAGCCATGATCCCAGACGAAATCAGCCGTAAAATTCAGGACATGGCGTTGCAAGCCTTTGCAGCTGTTGACGCAGCCGGGTTAGCCAGAGTAGACTTTTTCTACGTAGAAGCCACAGGAGAAGTTTTGATTAATGAGATCAACACCTTACCAGGCTTCACCGCTACCAGTATGTATCCCCAACTCTGGTCTCATAGCGGTATCCCTTTCCCAGAATTGGTAGATAGATTGATTCAACTTGCCTTAGAAAGACATAATGTAACTCAATAGGGATTGGGGACTGGGGATTGGGGATTGGGGACTGGGTAAAAATTCTCCCCTACCTCCCCTGCCTCCCCTACCTCCCCTGCCCTCTGCCTCATATAGCTGTAGCCAATGAGATTAGGACATCAGGAAATCATATAACCATTACCATCAGAGGCTTTTAAACCTGTCACCCCTAAAGGGGTTCACCACTTGCTATATGCCGGGGAACCCGTCCACCGCAGTGGCTCACCTGTCACCTGTCACCTGTCACCTGTCACCTGTCACCTCTCCCCTCTCCCCTCTCCCCTTCTATAAAACAGCAATTTGAGACAAAAAATCAAATTCTGTAGCTTATGTACCACAAAAAAGCTACTAGCATCTGCAAATCACCTACGGATACCTGATAGCTCACCCCTTTAGTACAATCTATGGACTAGAGGGGAAATAATCTGTAAGGGATCATGGAAAACAGTCAAAGCATAAAGCATGAGCTAACCCAGGTAAAAAGACCCACAGCAGAGCCGAAAAAAAGTAACTCAAATATTTTCGTTTATCTGCTGACACGTCATCCTTGGCTGTTATTAACCGGGTTATTCACAACATTTTTGGGAACGGCTGCCCTTGCCCTGTACAACCTAACTCATGTTGGTGATGTGGAACAGTTCGACTCGGAACCAATTCCGGCTGTAGTGGAA carries:
- a CDS encoding D-alanine--D-alanine ligase family protein, which codes for MTKLRVGLLFGGCSGEHEVSISSARAIATALSAEENSHKYEILPFYIQKDGRWLAGEAPQQVLKSGLPLLNSQNSTSPESDDLASNPQQQALERWQSPSQVAQVDVWFPILHGPNGEDGTIQGLLTLMQVPFVGSGVLGSALGMDKIAMKMAFEQAGIPQVKYKVITRAQVWSNPCVFPKLCDEIEAALGYPCFIKPANLGSSVGISKARSRQELEDALDQAASYDRRIIVEAGVVAREVECAVLGNDQPQASIVGEITYNSDFYDYETKYTPGKADLLIPAMIPDEISRKIQDMALQAFAAVDAAGLARVDFFYVEATGEVLINEINTLPGFTATSMYPQLWSHSGIPFPELVDRLIQLALERHNVTQ